The Electrophorus electricus isolate fEleEle1 chromosome 19, fEleEle1.pri, whole genome shotgun sequence genome has a segment encoding these proteins:
- the shroom4 gene encoding protein Shroom4 isoform X1, producing METVEQLVSFNHVHVHLNGGAPWGFTLKGGLEHGEPLIITKIEEGGKADQCKKLRVGDELVNINGSALYGSRQEALILIKGSYRVLKIVVRRRAVPLSRPHSWYLAKPLEPVPAPAGSPDGPLAMQIHPTPFSVPWQSGADNSELSMQLGLFSRHYSTDHSSSVGSMESLENPPSQGYYDNQLSPIDPAIFNNKRDSAYSSFSASSNTSDYTVSLRPEENSSMDSLLQGLGPSGRFIEGRPHSAASGPGELHCEEGSLKARSLPHKPEVKIRPSSYSYEEQKCGPPQPPMRKDSFRATRGRPGVPDKRCVSAPVGIPSLTCCTIENPTRIHKVLNGNECLNESQENGQSLKESSTETYYTLSSQQELCIDSQARSAECQKNSHLQPLQRCSSRPNPPPEDGLDTQLTHLENNLQSRMYRHGAPEKLLASQLNMVETSSDISEHSVSPSSQWSNPLHPREDLGENSPAVISQGKWGGGSRCSTPGSVTTSELEEQRMEEEQLDSDQIVSPARHSWLRSVSVPGEPAKNGFCNSGPTMDSQLLERDFGPVSAAASMDTLLEENQERSEGRENESEVSKPSQKRQFRSSKCRRRSERFATNLRNEIQRKKAQLQKSKVTGGILCGEDTVEEEGGNLHMEKNSTLEPSRNHQPIAQNHTSHHTNLQNTAFAPSQARTCANLTFQQVLNKCDGTSGVEHSRTRTDTQLSEKETQLTEETRPVSEEASANNTRHWRWTPEHTLQREMQPNEKKNERTGPSSLNPGTTRGRVGSSNGRYSRGDDCDIPPFADRRKFFEETSRNLSQSVTNLASLTSRRQRPEKQQAKNEPSSPDPRESIPALGQRRFSYQGGVHDGTGISLETRRQFANVEQERDGEIIMEREREREKEKERQREQERLKDQERLQAWEKEQEEERERERTRKEAEGEKQRVQKMERERETSGDVMCGGHDLSNTITPLALPHDARPKQPLGSLSFIPSNSHPDNCHKTTNPDVPKPCSAFRPVTSQQYQSDQSCLHLGFKNRSCTPTEVYLVREQEQIKLNRKFSLTERDYALYQRDSTPGEVTVGLGFQRQWNDRRRIGNNEDGPFISSVLRNRAMSENDLREPQGLRSHTVLNAYASGMSSLTLRELDENIMTEAKKKKGPPPPRPPPPKWGRFHSRQTSHHNLFSAPPGAFPQAQSYGPCSSIVAEITRQRSYSLPPREGLESCQQCYRDLPVAPPSPAFTRRAFKPVALPPEERRMPVSHHDDANSVVDTLPTWTESNRRLSDQNLGSPSNQFKPAVVKPVFHKYTAEWDLTGLHNSTAAKSTSRSSYTPLTLENGSCPGPVPPESYFTMNHRNKQHLESQSQQMGFHGPAFKNSECVSQSPLPREEETQPLETDIDDFHETEDTVVEQHRQAESRTEMQCFAQPVTVLETDIDTLSAKDTPLVAMTKEQRPSMVESLLEEDYGRARKELMGELFPHCTEAGSGGEGWRGGYPVSGNTIERSSRQGTSSSSSAATNKTQLLNKLKDFSEMKEEDEELNYKTQLMDSLRKKLGVLRDAQRGLQEDIRANSQLGEEVESLVLAVCKPNEVDKFRMFIGDLDKVTSLLLSLSGRLLRVESALDRLDTESSHHERLPLLEKKKQLLVQLAEAQELKEHVDRREQAVGSVLARCLTPEQLRDYSHFVKMKAALLVEQRQLEDKIRLGEEQLRGLRESLGLVVGTSLGYGHY from the exons ATTGAGGAGGGAGGAAAGGCAGATCAGTGTAAGAAGCTGAGAGTGGGAGACGAACTGGTCAACATCAACGGCTCTGCGCTCTACGGCTCTCGCCAAGAAGCTCTCATCCTCATCAAAGGCTCCTACAGGGTTCTCAAGATTGTTGTTCGCAG GCGAGCTGTGCCCCTGAGTCGCCCTCACTCCTGGTATCTGGCGAAGCCGCTGGAGCCTGTGCCCGCTCCAGCTGGCAGTCCAGACGGGCCCTTGGCCATGCAGATCCACCCTACACCCTTCAGCGTACCGTGGCAATCAGGGGCTGACAACAG TGAGCTGTCCATGCAGTTGGGCCTCTTCTCCAGGCACTACAGCACGGACCACAGCAGCTCCGTGGGGAGCATGGAGAGTCTTGAGAATCCCCCGAGTCAAGGTTACTACGACAACCAGCTCTCCCCTATCGACCCTGCCATTTTTAACAATAAGCGTGACTCTGCCTACAGCTCCTTTTCTGCCAGCTCAAACACATCTGACTACACAGTGTCTCTGCGGCCTGAGGAGAACAGCTCCATGGACAGCCTCCTGCAAGGCCTCGGACCCTCTGGTAGGTTTATAGAGGGACGCCCACATTCTGCAGCCAGCGGTCCAGGAGAACTGCACTGTGAGGAGGGAAGCCTCAAAGCTAGGTCCCTGCCTCATAAGCCTGAGGTTAAAATACGGCCATCATCTTATAGCTATGAGGAACAGAAATGTGGACCTCCACAACCTCCAATGAGAAAAGATAGTTTCAGGGCCACTAGAGGCCGACCAGGGGTACCTGATAAACGTTGTGTCTCTGCACCTGTTGGTATTCCAAGTTTGACATGCTGCACAATTGAGAACCCAACTCGCATCCATAAGGTGTTAAATGGGAATGAATGTCTGAATGAGTCACAAGAAAATGGACAGAGCTTGAAAGAAAGTAGCACAGAGACTTATTACACCCTCAGTTCTCAACAAGAATTGTGTATCGATAGCCAAGCAAGATCAGCAGAGTGCCAAAAGAACAGTCACCTCCAACCTCTACAGAGGTGTTCTTCTAGGCCTAATCCTCCACCAGAGGACGGTCTTGATACCCAGCTCACCCATTTAGAGAACAATCTCCAGTCCAGGATGTACAGACATGGTGCCCCTGAAAAATTACTTGCCTCTCAGTTAAATATGGTGGAGACCTCTAGTGACATCAGTGAACATTCTGTATCCCCTTCTAGCCAGTGGTCTAATCCTTTGCATCCTAGGGAGGACTTGGGAGAAAACAGCCCAGCTGTTATATCACAGGGTAAATGGGGAGGAGGAAGCCGATGCTCCACCCCTGGATCAGTGACTACTTCAGAGCTGGAGGAACAAAGGATGGAGGAAGAACAACTGGATTCGGACCAGATTGTCTCTCCTGCTCGACATTCCTGGCTACGATCTGTAAGTGTTCCAGGTGAACCTGCAAAAAATGGATTCTGTAATTCTGGTCCCACCATGGATTCTCAACTCCTTGAACGGGACTTTGGACCTGTTAGTGCTGCAGCTAGTATGGATACTTTACTTGAAGAGAACCAAGAACGAAGTGAAGGAAGGGAAAATGAAAGTGAGGTTTCAAAGCCTTCTCAGAAGCGCCAGTTTCGCTCGTCCAAGTGTCGCCGTCGAAGTGAACGCTTTGCCACAAACCTTCGCAATGAGATCCAGAGAAAGAAGGCTCAGCTGCAAAAGAGCAAAGTCACAGGTGGGATTCTCTGTGGTGAAGACACAGTAGAGGAAGAAGGTGGAAACCTCCACATGGAGAAAAATTCCACGTTAGAGCCTTCCAGAAACCATCAACCCATAGCCCAAAACCACACTAGTCACCACACCAACCTTCAAAATACTGCTTTTGCACCATCTCAGGCTAGGACTTGTGCAAACCTAACATTTCAGCAAGTTCTGAACAAATGTGATGGGACAAGTGGTGTGGAACATTCAAGAACCAGGACTGACACACAActttcagaaaaagaaacacaactAACTGAGGAGACTAGACCAGTCAGTGAGGAGGCATCAGCAAATAATACCCGTCATTGGCGCTggacaccagaacacacactgcaacGAGAAATGCAGccaaatgagaagaaaaatgaaagaacaggaCCGTCATCATTGAATCCTGGAACAACACGAGGAAGAGTGGGTTCTTCTAACGGGCGCTATAGTCGAGGAGACGATTGTGACATCCCACCTTTTGCAGACCGTAGGAAATTTTTTGAAGAGACTAGTAGGAATCTGAGCCAGTCTGTGACCAACCTGGCAAGCCTGACAAGTCGGCGCCAGAGGCCAGAGAAGCAACAAGCGAAGAATGAGCCATCTTCTCCTGATCCCCGTGAGTCCATCCCTGCCCTTGGGCAAAGGAGGTTCTCCTACCAGGGAGGAGTCCACGATGGTACAGGCATTTCTCTTGAGACTAGAAGACAGTTCGCCAATGTGGAACAagaaagggatggagagataataatggagagagaacgagagagagagaaggaaaaggagaGGCAACGAGAACAAGAGAGACTTAAAGATCAGGAGAGGCTACAGGCCtgggagaaggagcaggaggaagaaagggagagagagagaaccagaaagGAGGCTGAAGGAGAGAAGCAAAGAGTtcaaaagatggagagagagagggaaaccaGCGGAGATGTCATGTGTGGTGGACATGACCTTAGCAATACCATAACACCACTAGCTTTGCCTCACGATGCTCGTCCAAAACAGCCACTCGGTTCTCTCAGTTTCATCCCCAGCAACTCTCACCCAGACAATTGCCACAAGACGACCAATCCTGATGTCCCAAAGCCATGCTCAGCCTTTCGACCTGTTACTAGCCAACAGTATCAATCTGATCAGTCTTGCCTGCACCTTGGATTCAAGAACAGGAGCTGCACACCGACAGAG GTTTATCTTGTGCGTGAGCAGGAACAAATAAAACTCAACAGAAAGTTCAGCCTGACTGAGAG GGACTATGCTCTTTACCAACGAGACTCCACGCCAGGAGAGGTCACTGTGGGTCTGGGCTTTCAGCGCCAGTGGAATGATAGACGACGTATTGGCAACAATGAGGATGGACCCTTCATATCGTCAGTCCTTAGAAATCGTGCCATGTCAGAAAATGACCTCCGCGAACCTCAGGGTCTTCGTAGCCACACAGTGCTTAATGCTTATGCTAGCGGAATGTCTTCATTAACCCTTAGAGAACTGGATGAGAACATCATGACGGAGGCgaagaagaaaaaagggccGCCACCCCCTCGTCCACCGCCCCCAAAATGGGGGCGGTTCCATAGCAGACAAACATCTCATCACAACCTGTTCTCCGCACCACCCGGAGCCTTTCCTCAGGCCCAGTCGTATGGGCCCTGCTCCTCTATTGTCGCTGAAATAACACGTCAGCGATCCTACAGTCTCCCTCCAAGGGAGGGGTTAGAAAGTTGCCAGCAGTGCTACCGGGACCTCCCTGTGGCTCCACCCAGCCCTGCCTTTACTCGCAGAGCTTTCAAACCTGtggccctgcctccagaagaaCGGCGCATGCCTGTATCCCATCACGATGATGCGAACAGTGTGGTGGACACGCTCCCGACCTGGACTGAGTCAAACAGAAG ATTGTCTGATCAAAACCTGGGATCGCCTTCAAACCAGTTCAAACCAGCTGTGGTGAAGCCAGTCTTCCATAAGTATACAGCAGAATGGGACTTGACCGGTCTTCACAACTCCACTGCAGCCAAGAGCACTAGCAGGTCCTCGTACACACCCTTGACTCTGGAGAATGGCTCTTGTCCCGGGCCTGTGCCCCCTGAGTCCTATTTCACCATGAACCACAGGAACAAGCAGCACTTGGAGAGTCAGTCACAGCAAATGGGCTTTCATGGTCCTGCCTTCAAAAACTCAGAATGTGTTTCACAAAGTCCACTTCCCAGGGAGGAGGAAACGCAGCCCTTGGAGACAGATATAGACGACTTCCATGAGACTGAGGACACTGTAGTCGAGCAGCACAGGCAGGCAGAAAGCAGGACAGAGATGCAGTGTTTCGCCCAACCTGTGACAGTGCTGGAGACTGATATCGACACGCTGTCTGCCAAAGACACTCCTTTGGTAGCAATGACAAAAGAGCAGAGGCCATCCATGGTAGAGTCTTTATTGGAAGAGGATTATGGGAGAGCCAGGAAGGAGTTGATGGGAGAACTTTTCCCCCACTGCACAGAAGCCGGGAGTGGAGGGGAAGGTTGGAGAGGTGGCTACCCAGTCAGTGGAAACACTATAGAAAG GTCCTCCAGGCAGGgcacttcaagcagctccagTGCAGCCACTAACAAAACCCAGCTCCTTAACAAATTGAAGGACTTTTCagagatgaaggaggaggatgaagaactGAATTACAAG ACACAGCTCATGGACAGCCTGCGCAAGAAGCTGGGTGTGTTGCGGGACGCCCAGCGAGGTCTGCAGGAGGATATCCGGGCCAACTCCCAACTGGGCGAGGAGGTGGAGAGCCTGGTGCTGGCTGTCTGCAAGCCCAACGAGGTGGACAAGTTTCGCATGTTCATCGGGGATCTGGACAAGGTGACCAGCCTGCTGCTGTCGCTCTCTGGCAGGCTGCTCAGGGTGGAAAGTGCCCTGGATCGCCTGGACACAGAGTCCAGCCACCAcgagagg ctccccctgctggagaagaagaagcagctCCTTGTGCAGCTGGCTGAGGCTCAGGAGCTGAAGGAGCATGTGGACCGTCGGGAGCAGGCCGTGGGCAGTGTGCTGGCTCGCTGCCTGACCCCGGAGCAGCTGCGCGACTACAGCCATTTTGTGAAGATGAAGGCAGCCCTGCTGGTGGAACAGCGGCAGCTGGAAGACAAAATCCGACTGGGAGAAGAGCAGCTCCGCGGCCTGCGGGAGAGCCTTGGTCTGGTGGTGGGAACCAGCCTGGGATACGGGCATTACTAA
- the shroom4 gene encoding protein Shroom4 isoform X2, producing the protein MIEEGGKADQCKKLRVGDELVNINGSALYGSRQEALILIKGSYRVLKIVVRRRAVPLSRPHSWYLAKPLEPVPAPAGSPDGPLAMQIHPTPFSVPWQSGADNSELSMQLGLFSRHYSTDHSSSVGSMESLENPPSQGYYDNQLSPIDPAIFNNKRDSAYSSFSASSNTSDYTVSLRPEENSSMDSLLQGLGPSGRFIEGRPHSAASGPGELHCEEGSLKARSLPHKPEVKIRPSSYSYEEQKCGPPQPPMRKDSFRATRGRPGVPDKRCVSAPVGIPSLTCCTIENPTRIHKVLNGNECLNESQENGQSLKESSTETYYTLSSQQELCIDSQARSAECQKNSHLQPLQRCSSRPNPPPEDGLDTQLTHLENNLQSRMYRHGAPEKLLASQLNMVETSSDISEHSVSPSSQWSNPLHPREDLGENSPAVISQGKWGGGSRCSTPGSVTTSELEEQRMEEEQLDSDQIVSPARHSWLRSVSVPGEPAKNGFCNSGPTMDSQLLERDFGPVSAAASMDTLLEENQERSEGRENESEVSKPSQKRQFRSSKCRRRSERFATNLRNEIQRKKAQLQKSKVTGGILCGEDTVEEEGGNLHMEKNSTLEPSRNHQPIAQNHTSHHTNLQNTAFAPSQARTCANLTFQQVLNKCDGTSGVEHSRTRTDTQLSEKETQLTEETRPVSEEASANNTRHWRWTPEHTLQREMQPNEKKNERTGPSSLNPGTTRGRVGSSNGRYSRGDDCDIPPFADRRKFFEETSRNLSQSVTNLASLTSRRQRPEKQQAKNEPSSPDPRESIPALGQRRFSYQGGVHDGTGISLETRRQFANVEQERDGEIIMEREREREKEKERQREQERLKDQERLQAWEKEQEEERERERTRKEAEGEKQRVQKMERERETSGDVMCGGHDLSNTITPLALPHDARPKQPLGSLSFIPSNSHPDNCHKTTNPDVPKPCSAFRPVTSQQYQSDQSCLHLGFKNRSCTPTEVYLVREQEQIKLNRKFSLTERDYALYQRDSTPGEVTVGLGFQRQWNDRRRIGNNEDGPFISSVLRNRAMSENDLREPQGLRSHTVLNAYASGMSSLTLRELDENIMTEAKKKKGPPPPRPPPPKWGRFHSRQTSHHNLFSAPPGAFPQAQSYGPCSSIVAEITRQRSYSLPPREGLESCQQCYRDLPVAPPSPAFTRRAFKPVALPPEERRMPVSHHDDANSVVDTLPTWTESNRRLSDQNLGSPSNQFKPAVVKPVFHKYTAEWDLTGLHNSTAAKSTSRSSYTPLTLENGSCPGPVPPESYFTMNHRNKQHLESQSQQMGFHGPAFKNSECVSQSPLPREEETQPLETDIDDFHETEDTVVEQHRQAESRTEMQCFAQPVTVLETDIDTLSAKDTPLVAMTKEQRPSMVESLLEEDYGRARKELMGELFPHCTEAGSGGEGWRGGYPVSGNTIERSSRQGTSSSSSAATNKTQLLNKLKDFSEMKEEDEELNYKTQLMDSLRKKLGVLRDAQRGLQEDIRANSQLGEEVESLVLAVCKPNEVDKFRMFIGDLDKVTSLLLSLSGRLLRVESALDRLDTESSHHERLPLLEKKKQLLVQLAEAQELKEHVDRREQAVGSVLARCLTPEQLRDYSHFVKMKAALLVEQRQLEDKIRLGEEQLRGLRESLGLVVGTSLGYGHY; encoded by the exons ATG ATTGAGGAGGGAGGAAAGGCAGATCAGTGTAAGAAGCTGAGAGTGGGAGACGAACTGGTCAACATCAACGGCTCTGCGCTCTACGGCTCTCGCCAAGAAGCTCTCATCCTCATCAAAGGCTCCTACAGGGTTCTCAAGATTGTTGTTCGCAG GCGAGCTGTGCCCCTGAGTCGCCCTCACTCCTGGTATCTGGCGAAGCCGCTGGAGCCTGTGCCCGCTCCAGCTGGCAGTCCAGACGGGCCCTTGGCCATGCAGATCCACCCTACACCCTTCAGCGTACCGTGGCAATCAGGGGCTGACAACAG TGAGCTGTCCATGCAGTTGGGCCTCTTCTCCAGGCACTACAGCACGGACCACAGCAGCTCCGTGGGGAGCATGGAGAGTCTTGAGAATCCCCCGAGTCAAGGTTACTACGACAACCAGCTCTCCCCTATCGACCCTGCCATTTTTAACAATAAGCGTGACTCTGCCTACAGCTCCTTTTCTGCCAGCTCAAACACATCTGACTACACAGTGTCTCTGCGGCCTGAGGAGAACAGCTCCATGGACAGCCTCCTGCAAGGCCTCGGACCCTCTGGTAGGTTTATAGAGGGACGCCCACATTCTGCAGCCAGCGGTCCAGGAGAACTGCACTGTGAGGAGGGAAGCCTCAAAGCTAGGTCCCTGCCTCATAAGCCTGAGGTTAAAATACGGCCATCATCTTATAGCTATGAGGAACAGAAATGTGGACCTCCACAACCTCCAATGAGAAAAGATAGTTTCAGGGCCACTAGAGGCCGACCAGGGGTACCTGATAAACGTTGTGTCTCTGCACCTGTTGGTATTCCAAGTTTGACATGCTGCACAATTGAGAACCCAACTCGCATCCATAAGGTGTTAAATGGGAATGAATGTCTGAATGAGTCACAAGAAAATGGACAGAGCTTGAAAGAAAGTAGCACAGAGACTTATTACACCCTCAGTTCTCAACAAGAATTGTGTATCGATAGCCAAGCAAGATCAGCAGAGTGCCAAAAGAACAGTCACCTCCAACCTCTACAGAGGTGTTCTTCTAGGCCTAATCCTCCACCAGAGGACGGTCTTGATACCCAGCTCACCCATTTAGAGAACAATCTCCAGTCCAGGATGTACAGACATGGTGCCCCTGAAAAATTACTTGCCTCTCAGTTAAATATGGTGGAGACCTCTAGTGACATCAGTGAACATTCTGTATCCCCTTCTAGCCAGTGGTCTAATCCTTTGCATCCTAGGGAGGACTTGGGAGAAAACAGCCCAGCTGTTATATCACAGGGTAAATGGGGAGGAGGAAGCCGATGCTCCACCCCTGGATCAGTGACTACTTCAGAGCTGGAGGAACAAAGGATGGAGGAAGAACAACTGGATTCGGACCAGATTGTCTCTCCTGCTCGACATTCCTGGCTACGATCTGTAAGTGTTCCAGGTGAACCTGCAAAAAATGGATTCTGTAATTCTGGTCCCACCATGGATTCTCAACTCCTTGAACGGGACTTTGGACCTGTTAGTGCTGCAGCTAGTATGGATACTTTACTTGAAGAGAACCAAGAACGAAGTGAAGGAAGGGAAAATGAAAGTGAGGTTTCAAAGCCTTCTCAGAAGCGCCAGTTTCGCTCGTCCAAGTGTCGCCGTCGAAGTGAACGCTTTGCCACAAACCTTCGCAATGAGATCCAGAGAAAGAAGGCTCAGCTGCAAAAGAGCAAAGTCACAGGTGGGATTCTCTGTGGTGAAGACACAGTAGAGGAAGAAGGTGGAAACCTCCACATGGAGAAAAATTCCACGTTAGAGCCTTCCAGAAACCATCAACCCATAGCCCAAAACCACACTAGTCACCACACCAACCTTCAAAATACTGCTTTTGCACCATCTCAGGCTAGGACTTGTGCAAACCTAACATTTCAGCAAGTTCTGAACAAATGTGATGGGACAAGTGGTGTGGAACATTCAAGAACCAGGACTGACACACAActttcagaaaaagaaacacaactAACTGAGGAGACTAGACCAGTCAGTGAGGAGGCATCAGCAAATAATACCCGTCATTGGCGCTggacaccagaacacacactgcaacGAGAAATGCAGccaaatgagaagaaaaatgaaagaacaggaCCGTCATCATTGAATCCTGGAACAACACGAGGAAGAGTGGGTTCTTCTAACGGGCGCTATAGTCGAGGAGACGATTGTGACATCCCACCTTTTGCAGACCGTAGGAAATTTTTTGAAGAGACTAGTAGGAATCTGAGCCAGTCTGTGACCAACCTGGCAAGCCTGACAAGTCGGCGCCAGAGGCCAGAGAAGCAACAAGCGAAGAATGAGCCATCTTCTCCTGATCCCCGTGAGTCCATCCCTGCCCTTGGGCAAAGGAGGTTCTCCTACCAGGGAGGAGTCCACGATGGTACAGGCATTTCTCTTGAGACTAGAAGACAGTTCGCCAATGTGGAACAagaaagggatggagagataataatggagagagaacgagagagagagaaggaaaaggagaGGCAACGAGAACAAGAGAGACTTAAAGATCAGGAGAGGCTACAGGCCtgggagaaggagcaggaggaagaaagggagagagagagaaccagaaagGAGGCTGAAGGAGAGAAGCAAAGAGTtcaaaagatggagagagagagggaaaccaGCGGAGATGTCATGTGTGGTGGACATGACCTTAGCAATACCATAACACCACTAGCTTTGCCTCACGATGCTCGTCCAAAACAGCCACTCGGTTCTCTCAGTTTCATCCCCAGCAACTCTCACCCAGACAATTGCCACAAGACGACCAATCCTGATGTCCCAAAGCCATGCTCAGCCTTTCGACCTGTTACTAGCCAACAGTATCAATCTGATCAGTCTTGCCTGCACCTTGGATTCAAGAACAGGAGCTGCACACCGACAGAG GTTTATCTTGTGCGTGAGCAGGAACAAATAAAACTCAACAGAAAGTTCAGCCTGACTGAGAG GGACTATGCTCTTTACCAACGAGACTCCACGCCAGGAGAGGTCACTGTGGGTCTGGGCTTTCAGCGCCAGTGGAATGATAGACGACGTATTGGCAACAATGAGGATGGACCCTTCATATCGTCAGTCCTTAGAAATCGTGCCATGTCAGAAAATGACCTCCGCGAACCTCAGGGTCTTCGTAGCCACACAGTGCTTAATGCTTATGCTAGCGGAATGTCTTCATTAACCCTTAGAGAACTGGATGAGAACATCATGACGGAGGCgaagaagaaaaaagggccGCCACCCCCTCGTCCACCGCCCCCAAAATGGGGGCGGTTCCATAGCAGACAAACATCTCATCACAACCTGTTCTCCGCACCACCCGGAGCCTTTCCTCAGGCCCAGTCGTATGGGCCCTGCTCCTCTATTGTCGCTGAAATAACACGTCAGCGATCCTACAGTCTCCCTCCAAGGGAGGGGTTAGAAAGTTGCCAGCAGTGCTACCGGGACCTCCCTGTGGCTCCACCCAGCCCTGCCTTTACTCGCAGAGCTTTCAAACCTGtggccctgcctccagaagaaCGGCGCATGCCTGTATCCCATCACGATGATGCGAACAGTGTGGTGGACACGCTCCCGACCTGGACTGAGTCAAACAGAAG ATTGTCTGATCAAAACCTGGGATCGCCTTCAAACCAGTTCAAACCAGCTGTGGTGAAGCCAGTCTTCCATAAGTATACAGCAGAATGGGACTTGACCGGTCTTCACAACTCCACTGCAGCCAAGAGCACTAGCAGGTCCTCGTACACACCCTTGACTCTGGAGAATGGCTCTTGTCCCGGGCCTGTGCCCCCTGAGTCCTATTTCACCATGAACCACAGGAACAAGCAGCACTTGGAGAGTCAGTCACAGCAAATGGGCTTTCATGGTCCTGCCTTCAAAAACTCAGAATGTGTTTCACAAAGTCCACTTCCCAGGGAGGAGGAAACGCAGCCCTTGGAGACAGATATAGACGACTTCCATGAGACTGAGGACACTGTAGTCGAGCAGCACAGGCAGGCAGAAAGCAGGACAGAGATGCAGTGTTTCGCCCAACCTGTGACAGTGCTGGAGACTGATATCGACACGCTGTCTGCCAAAGACACTCCTTTGGTAGCAATGACAAAAGAGCAGAGGCCATCCATGGTAGAGTCTTTATTGGAAGAGGATTATGGGAGAGCCAGGAAGGAGTTGATGGGAGAACTTTTCCCCCACTGCACAGAAGCCGGGAGTGGAGGGGAAGGTTGGAGAGGTGGCTACCCAGTCAGTGGAAACACTATAGAAAG GTCCTCCAGGCAGGgcacttcaagcagctccagTGCAGCCACTAACAAAACCCAGCTCCTTAACAAATTGAAGGACTTTTCagagatgaaggaggaggatgaagaactGAATTACAAG ACACAGCTCATGGACAGCCTGCGCAAGAAGCTGGGTGTGTTGCGGGACGCCCAGCGAGGTCTGCAGGAGGATATCCGGGCCAACTCCCAACTGGGCGAGGAGGTGGAGAGCCTGGTGCTGGCTGTCTGCAAGCCCAACGAGGTGGACAAGTTTCGCATGTTCATCGGGGATCTGGACAAGGTGACCAGCCTGCTGCTGTCGCTCTCTGGCAGGCTGCTCAGGGTGGAAAGTGCCCTGGATCGCCTGGACACAGAGTCCAGCCACCAcgagagg ctccccctgctggagaagaagaagcagctCCTTGTGCAGCTGGCTGAGGCTCAGGAGCTGAAGGAGCATGTGGACCGTCGGGAGCAGGCCGTGGGCAGTGTGCTGGCTCGCTGCCTGACCCCGGAGCAGCTGCGCGACTACAGCCATTTTGTGAAGATGAAGGCAGCCCTGCTGGTGGAACAGCGGCAGCTGGAAGACAAAATCCGACTGGGAGAAGAGCAGCTCCGCGGCCTGCGGGAGAGCCTTGGTCTGGTGGTGGGAACCAGCCTGGGATACGGGCATTACTAA